The following proteins are co-located in the Cydia pomonella isolate Wapato2018A chromosome 19, ilCydPomo1, whole genome shotgun sequence genome:
- the LOC133528506 gene encoding uncharacterized protein LOC133528506: MAATNANYSVAVDTLKQRYGSTDTLIDAHYTALNQLQKADHTSTSCRSVLDSVERNLRVLEKLGEPVGGNHLRALVLSKFPERVIHEHHLIGEGTDLKAIRNNLDRIITAMEKSAATVVPTPETIAVPGSSTTEALQVRTEEDLLLIFTFGASEPRETSTPSTTVNILTKRNVTKQFTVNVVPRITDRVPVTSFKYPGVDIVADDETVGEVVDVLIGNDFFGAILRERKIQVSEDFWLLDTDFGWVPTGKLTSEERSEALSVVTYCQCHTPSCPYFSEPDLPLRNIDVRFLWSLENLGITDSPKATRQEEAVRHFNETVQYQEGRYLVKWPWIEYPPELPSNFGLALGRLKSNVKRLDLQLIKEYDSILREQLDLGIIEVVTRGSELNGDHPIHYLAHHIVKQDGAKGRIVYDASAKSTGQKSLNECLYSGPSMLEDLTALLLKFRTKKYGILADVEKAFLQVALQEDDRDVTRFLWLKDTTKEVTEDNLLYLRFCRVPFGVVASPFLLTATIRHYISQSNKALLKQVADKCYVDNLVTGADTLQEAKQIYDQARTVFEQLSMNMRDWISNNQSFMDMIPEHHRSVKHGLVKVLGLMWNVEEDTLKLNLTEDHFSTDPPINTKRKVLRALARVYDPCGFVCPLMLSMKLIFQDICEKKCKWDTELPMELTQSVKIVMEGLKSIVDTEVPRYLGTDVSRSDLKYHLHCFTDASKDAYAAVIYLKVIEDGQGKSVSLLMAKSHVSQTKDKDELKIPKLELLGFLIGSRLLKYVRNQLDLDIEKEYLWSDSLVVLSWMRSNKLLPPFVANRVNEIKRDHPNTEMFYVHTKANPADIATRPELFEEKRQLWFNGPEFLVNKESCWPQNRLYEAHQNLLSVGEVLGDNPGELTHEVSIGEVADQSKTPEQGSPSDPVEPMETQDSSIPTESGEYPTDGSMELDNPADEGGIQQQTIVAKIVSEIKDLQRKHFQEELNGKRTHLARNLDLFVDVDGFLRCRGRMANTTWSYDMKYPILLPKNSEFTDRIIKETHESNYHVGAPHTLSNIRERYWIPQGKAQVMKVLKRCTQCVKHGGGPYRLPATPALPPERVNYSRPFTFTGVDYLGPLFVSTQTGKEKRWVALFTCLTVRAIHLEIVKDLSAEECLLALRRFIAARNKPQRMYSDNATCFKLVAEMVQQPYCIKNDIQWKFICQLAPWHGGFYERLVALVKHCLKRTLEKHLLNDTRLLTVIKEVETVLNSRPLARVGTEVEHVLCPADFISLGQCLTMRPSAVDIPTCNTATKSDLFESWKRGCNILEEFKRMFVKQYLASLRERYNNSPKQPRVKSHRSPQVGDLVQVKSDLKNRNLWKVGKIHELIRGSDGECRVARVKVDDSSLTRSIGHLYPLEVDDETPVVEPVAADSTEMQEDSGELEAPNSSNPHTPALDERPDVDVDTLAGCDMTRNNEVPPPEEQPEERGVGRIKRIAAIRARDKILEWTRHLLALLQ, from the exons ATGGCAGCTACCAACGCCAACTACTCGGTTGCAGTGGATACTTTGAAGCAACGTTATGGGTCAACTGACACTTTAATAGACGCACATTATACAGCACTCAACCAACTTCAAAAGGCAGACCATACTAGTACCAGCTGCCGGAGTGTTCTGGATAGTGTTGAGCGAAATCTCAGGGTGTTGGAGAAGCTCGGGGAACCAGTTGGAGGCAACCATTTAAGAGCGCTGGTATTATCAAAGTTCCCAGAAAGGGTGATCCATGAGCACCACCTCATAGGTGAAGGTACTGACTTGAAGGCCATCAGAAATAATTTAGACCGCATAATCACGGCAATGGAGAAGTCAGCAGCTACAGTAGTACCAACTCCAGAGACCATTGCCGTGCCTGGTAGTAGCACAACTGAGGCACTGCAAGTCCGTACAGAG GAAGACCTGCTACTCATATTCACCTTCGGAGCTTCTGAACCTCGGGAGACATCGACCCCCTCAACAACAGTCAACATCCTGACGAAACGCAATGTCACCAAGCAGTTTACGGTGAACGTCGTACCAAGAATCACAGACAGAGTTCCGGTGACATCCTTCAAGTATCCTGGAGTCGATATTGTTGCTGATGATGAGACAGTTGGAGAGGTTGTAGATGTACTCATCGGAAATGATTTCTTTGGCGCTATCCTCAGAGAAAGAAAGATCCAGGTGTCGGAAGATTTTTGGTTATTGGATACTGATTTTGGATGGGTGCCTACAGGGAAGCTTACATCTGAAGAAAGAAGTGAGGCCCTCTCAGTGGTCACATATTGTCAGTGTCACACTCCTAGCTGTCCGTATTTCAGTGAGCCAGATCTGCCTTTAAGAAACATAGATGTAAGGTTCTTATGGTCATTAGAGAACCTAGGGATCACAGACTCACCAAAGGCTACGAGACAAGAAGAAGCAGTTCGTCACTTCAATGAGACTGTGCAATATCAGGAAGGCCGGTACTTAGTAAAATGGCCCTGGATTGAGTACCCACCAGAATTGCCATCAAATTTTGGATTGGCCTTAGGTCGATTGAAGAGTAACGTGAAGAGACTGGACTTGCAGTTAATTAAGGAGTACGACTCGATCTTGAGGGAACAACTGGATCTAGGAATTATAGAAGTCGTTACGAGAGGGTCAGAATTGAACGGAGACCACCCAATTCACTACCTCGCCCACCATATCGTGAAACAAGATGGCGCCAAGGGGAGGATAGTATACGACGCTAGTGCCAAAAGTACTGGACAGAAAAGCCTCAATGAGTGCCTTTACAGCGGACCTTCTATGTTAGAAGACCTAACTGCATTACTTTTGAAGTTCCGAACAAAGAAGTATGGCATACTGGCTGATGTAGAGAAGGCGTTCCTACAAGTAGCACTTCAAGAGGATGATCGCGATGTCACAAGGTTCCTCTGGTTAAAGGACACGACCAAGGAAGTGACGGAGGATAACCTACTGTATCTGAGGTTCTGCAGAGTACCTTTTGGAGTTGTTGCTAGTCCATTCTTACTGACAGCAACGATCCGACACTACATAAGCCAGTCAAACAAGGCCTTGCTGAAACAAGTCGCTGACAAGTGCTATGTGGATAACCTAGTGACTGGAGCCGATACCTTGCAGGAGGCTAAGCAGATCTATGACCAAGCAAGAACGGTGTTTGAACAACTGTCTATGAATATGAGGGACTGGATATCAAACAATCAGAGCTTCATGGATATGATACCAGAACATCATAGGTCAGTCAAACATGGACTGGTCAAAGTGCTTGGACTTATGTGGAATGTCGAAGAAGATACGCTGAAACTGAATTTGACTGAGGACCACTTCAGCACAGATCCTCCGATAAACACAAAGAGAAAAGTTCTTCGGGCTCTAGCACGTGTGTATGACCCCTGTGGCTTTGTATGCCCACTCATGTTGTCAATGAAGCTGATCTTCCAGGATATCTGTGAAAAGAAATGTAAATGGGATACAGAACTACCTATGGAGTTGACACAGTCTGTGAAAATTGTCATGGAAGGTCTGAAATCCATAGTGGACACAGAGGTGCCTAGGTACCTTGGTACAGATGTCTCAAGGAGTGACCTTAAGTACCACTTGCACTGTTTCACAGATGCTTCCAAAGACGCTTATGCTGCCGTTATCTACCTTAAAGTGATTGAAGACGGACAAGGAAAATCAGTCTCTCTGTTGATGGCAAAATCGCACGTGTCACAGACCAAAGACAAAGACGAATTAAAAATTCCTAAATTGGAACTACTAGGATTTCTGATAGGAAGCAGACTCCTGAAATACGTAAGGAACCAACTTGATCTTGATATTGAGAAAGAATATTTGTGGTCAGATAGTTTGGTTGTACTTAGTTGGATGAGGTCAAACAAACTGCTTCCACCCTTTGTCGCCAACAGAGTGAACGAAATCAAGCGTGACCACCCTAACACAGAGATGTTCTACGTTCACACAAAAGCAAATCCTGCTGATATTGCTACGCGTCCAGAACTGTTTGAAGAGAAAAGGCAACTTTGGTTTAACGGACCAGAGTTTCTCGTTAATAAAGAATCCTGCTGGCCCCAAAATAGACTCTACGAGGCACATCAGAACCTTCTGTCTGTTGGGGAGGTCCTGGGTGACAACCCAGGTGAGCTGACACACGAAGTATCCATTGGTGAGGTTGCAGACCAGAGTAAGACCCCCGAGCAAGGAAGTCCCAGTGATCCCGTTGAACCAATGGAAACCCAGGATTCGAGCATACCTACAGAGAGTGGTGAATATCCTACTGATGGAAGCATGGAACTCGACAATCCTGCCGATGAAGGAGGTATCCAGCAGCAGACCATTGTGGCCAAAATAGTGTCCGAGATAAAAGATCTACAAAGGAAGCACTTCCAAGAAGAACTAAATGGCAAAAGAACACATTTAGCACGAAACTTAGATCTCTTTGTTGATGTAGACGGCTTTCTTAGGTGCCGTGGGCGTATGGCGAACACCACCTGGAGCTATGACATGAAGTATCCGATACTACTACCAAAAAATTCCGAGTTCACTGACAGAATCATAAAGGAGACGCATGAGAGTAACTACCACGTCGGTGCTCCACACACACTGAGTAACATCAGGGAACGGTATTGGATACCCCAAGGGAAAGCCCAGGTAATGAAGGTGTTAAAGCGATGTACCCAGTGTGTAAAACACGGCGGCGGTCCGTATCGTTTACCAGCCACACCGGCGCTGCCTCCAGAACGAGTAAATTATAGCAGACCCTTCACTTTCACTGGTGTTGACTATCTGGGACCGCTATTTGTGAGTACCCAGACTGGTAAAGAGAAACGATGGGTAGCCTTATTCACGTGTTTGACAGTAAGAGCGATACATCTTGAAATCGTGAAGGACCTTTCGGCAGAAGAATGTCTCCTAGCCTTGCGACGATTTATAGCTGCTAGAAACAAGCCACAACGAATGTACTCGGATAATGCGACTTGTTTTAAGTTAGTCGCTGAAATGGTACAACAGCCATACTGCATTAAGAATGACATCCAGTGGAAATTCATATGTCAACTAGCACCGTGGCATGGAGGGTTTTACGAGCGGCTAGTGGCCTTGGTGAAGCATTGCCTTAAAAGAACCCTAGAAAAACACCTTCTCAATGATACCAGACTACTGACAGTGATAAAGGAAGTGGAAACAGTACTGAATTCAAGACCACTGGCAAGAGTTGGTACAGAAGTGGAACATGTCCTCTGCCCGGCAGATTTCATAAGCCTAGGACAATGTTTGACCATGAGACCATCTGCCGTGGATATTCCGACTTGTAACACTGCTACGAAGAGCGACCTGTTTGAGAGCTGGAAGAGAGGATGCAATATCCTAGAAGAATTTAAGAGGATGTTCGTCAAGCAGTATCTTGCTAGCCTGAGAGAAAGGTACAACAACTCTCCCAAGCAGCCTAGAGTTAAATCTCATCGATCACCACAAGTAGGCGACCTTGTACAGGTTAAATCGGACCTCAAGAACAGAAACCTCTGGAAAGTGGGGAAGATCCACGAGCTGATCAGGGGAAGTGATGGTGAATGTAGAGTAGCGAGGGTCAAGGTTGACGATTCTTCCTTGACACGTTCCATTGGCCATCTCTACCCGCTGGAGGTAGATGACGAGACGCCTGTGGTAGAACCGGTAGCGGCAGACTCGACTGAGATGCAAGAGGACAGCGGGGAGTTGGAGGCTCCAAACAGTTCAAATCCTCATACACCTGCACTTGATGAACGGCCGGATGTCGACGTGGATACTCTGGCTGGATGTGACATGACCCGTAACAATGAAGTCCCACCACCAGAGGAGCAGCCAGAAGAAAGAGGCGTTGGCAGAATCAAGCGGATCGCAGCCATTCGCGCCAGGGATAAAATCCTGGAGTGGACGCGACACCTGCTTGCCTTGCTACAGTAA